One Miscanthus floridulus cultivar M001 unplaced genomic scaffold, ASM1932011v1 os_1829_1_2, whole genome shotgun sequence DNA segment encodes these proteins:
- the LOC136534348 gene encoding uncharacterized protein, translating to MRFSQSRDVPKTLNSLHVIRCLARIPGRRFSHPHEAPHKMPLVTAANATLILDHVLGDPSVPYAAAEALLAALPSPSNPTPRLRRAVLLRSLAADPVSASSLEALHLLASLPATASPIAVAYIAVAAFLAASAPDFDATARELFARPNGRARRAVDKGSPPALASDVVIATADQFEAAVGNSSSQTILRGLWSNRAAAEERVRDLLAAEWAAIGPSKLVTAAERIVGDGAVETWRAADEATGAKFRILAAEEKTREILAKIEESTSSANPISTPAVEKVIDALKTSCADLHGVVEDPLPAAKAVADEVLAARMDKGVSLNAEEVGGQPTTCGAAGPSTLNDKDHGPSRGKPHNLMDRNPTARTSQWEDSPDVEGPESSLRRPHLPSPRRMPPSPLQPPENKSKRRRTRKWSLLEEETLRKGVDQYGIGNWRDILNNNLDVFIGRTTVNLKDKWRNITG from the exons ATGCGATTTTCTCAGTCCCGAGACGTCCCCAAAACCCTAAACTCCCTGCACGTGATACGTTGCCTTGCTCGAATCCCCGGCCGCCGCTTCTCCCATCCGCACGAAGCGCCCCACAAAATGCCGCTGGTGACGGCGGCGAACGCGACCCTCATCCTGGACCACGTCCTGGGCGACCCCTCCGTCCCCTACGCAGCCGCCGAAGCGCTCCTCGCCGCGCTCCCCTCTCCCTCCAACCCGACCCCGCGCCTCCGCCGCGCGGTCCTCCTCCGCAGCCTCGCCGCCGACCCGGTCTCCGCATCCTCTCTCGAAGCCCTCCACCTCCTGGCCTCGCTCCCCGCCACCGCCTCCCCCATCGCCGTCGCCTACATCGCCGTCGCGGCATTCCTCGCGGCCTCCGCGCCCGACTTCGATGCCACCGCCAGGGAGCTCTTCGCGCGCCCCAACGGCCGCGCGCGCCGCGCGGTCGACAAGGGAAGTCCCCCCGCGCTCGCCTCCGATGTTGTCATCGCCACAGCGGACCAGTTCGAGGCCGCTGTCGGGAACTCCTCCTCCCAGACCATCCTCAGGGGCCTGTGGAGCAACCGGGCTGCCGCGGAGGAGCGGGTCAGGGACCTCCTCGCCGCCGAATGGGCCGCGATTGGGCCGTCGAAGCTCGTGACGGCGGCTGAGCGGATCGTCGGGGATGGGGCCGTCGAGACATGGCGTGCCGCGGATGAGGCCACCGGTGCCAAGTTCCGCATCTTGG CTGCGGAAGAAAAAACACGTGAGATTCTCGCCAAAATTGAAGAATCTACCTCCAGCGCAAATCCAATTTCAACACCAGCTGTTGAGAAGGTGATTGACGCGCTCAAAACAAGCTGTGCTGACCTCCACGGTGTTGTGGAGGATCCGCTTCCAGCTGCGAAGGCAGTTGCAGATGAGGTATTGGCTGCAAGGATGGATAAAGGAGTTAGCTTGAATGCTGAAGAAGTAGGAGGTCAGCCAACAACTTGTGGTGCTGCAGGCCCGAGTACTCTTAATGATAAAGACCATGGTCCAAGTAGAGGCAAACCTCATAACCTTATGGATCGGAACCCAACAGCACGGACCTCTCAG TGGGAGGATTCACCTGATGTTGAGGGGCCAGAATCATCATTACGCAGACCGCACTTGCCTAGCCCAAGGAGAATGCCACCTTCTCCTTTGCAACCGCCAGAAAACAAAAGTAAGCGTAGAAGGACAAGGAAGTGGAGCTTGTTAGAAGAAGAAACACTGAGAAAGGGTGTTGACCA GTATGGTATAGGCAATTGGAGGGATATTTTAAATAACAATCTTGACGTTTTTATCGGCAGAACAACG GTGAACTTGAAGGATAAGTGGAGGAATATTACTGGATAA